In Pseudomonas oryzihabitans, the DNA window CGTGCTGCGCCAGCATGGCCGACGCGGCCACCACTACCCGTTCCCGCACCGTCGACTGCTCGGTCATTCATTCTCCTTGCTATGACAGTCGTCATAATCTACCGTCCAGGCATTATAACAACTGTCATAGGGACCACCCCATGCCCAGCGACGCCCTCGTCGAGGACTTGATCACCGCGGACGGTTATCGCCTCAGCACCAGTCGCTTTCCCGCCGAGGGCACGTTGCAGGGACGGCTGATCGTCGCCGGTGCCACCGCCGTGCCCCAGGGCTTCTACCGGCGCTTCGCCCAACACGCCGCGGCCCGCGGTTTCGAGACCCTGACCCTGGACTATCGCGGCGTCGGCCGCTCGGCACCGGCCTCGCTCAAGGGCTTTCGCATGGACCTGCTGGACTGGGCGCGCCAGGACCTCGCCGCCGCCGTGGACGCCATGGCCCAAGGCGACGTCCCGCTCTACCTGGTCGGCCACTCCTATGGCGGCCATGCCTTCGGCCTCTTGCCCAATCACGCCAAGGTCGCCGGCTTCTATGTCTTCGGCACCAGCGCCGGCTGGCACGGCTACATGCCGCCGCTCGAACGCCTCAAGGTGCTGGCCATGTGGAAGCTGGTGCTGCCGGTGCTGACCTGGTGGAAAGGCTACTGCCCCTGGAGCGCTCTGGGCCTGGGCGAAGACCTGCCGCGCGACGTCTATCGCCAGTGGCGGCACTGGTGCAGCTATCCCCACTATTTCTTCGACGACCCCGCCATGCGGGGCATCGAAGCCGGCTATGCCGAGGTGCGCACGCCTATCGTCGCGGTCAATGCGCTGGACGACCTCTGGGCCACGCCACGCTCGCGCGATGCCTTCATGCAGGCCTATCGCAACGTCGACCTGCAGCGCGAAGACCTCGACCCCCGCCAGCACGGCGGCGCCATTGGCCACATGGGTTACTTCCGCGCCAGCGCCCAGCCCCTGTGGGACCGCGCCCTGGACTGGTTCGCCGCCCTGCCCCGCTCACCGGGGCTGAGCTGAGTCCCAAACAGGCCGCCCCAGCGGCGCGCCTGTCGCTTTTTCAAAAGCTACCCGTCGTTTCCGGACAGCCACTCCGCTGCCCCAGGTCCCATTGTGGCGGCACGAATAACAAGGAGTGACACCCGTGCTGATCGGCGTCCCGTTGGAATCCGGTGCAGGGGAAACGCGCGTGGCCGCGACCCCCGAAACCCTCAAGAAACTGATCGGCCAGGGCCACCAGGTGGTGGTGCAACAGGGTGCTGGCGAGCGCGCCAGCGTGCCCGACGCGGCCTATGCCGCCATCGGCGCCCAACTCGGCGATGCCGCCGCGGCGCTGGGCGCCGACCTGGTGCTCAAGGTCGCAGCGCCCGATGCGGCAGAGCTGGCGCTGATGAAACCTGGCGCCGTGCTGATCGGCATGCTCAACCCCTTCGCCCAGGAGACCCTGGACCAGCTCAACGCCCGCGGCCTCACTGCCTTCGCCCTGGAAGCAGCGCCGCGCACCTCCCGCGCCCAGAGCCTGGACGTGCTCTCCTCCCAGGCCAACATCGCCGGCTACAAGGCGGTGATGCTGGCGGCCGACCACTATCCGCGCTTCATGCCCATGCTGATGACCGCTGCCGGCACGGTGAAGGCCGCGCGGGTGCTGATCCTCGGCGCCGGGGTGGCGGGGCTGCAGGCCATCGCCACCGCCAAACGCCTCGGCGCGGTGATCGAGGCCTCGGACGTGCGTCCAGCGGTGAAGGAGCAGATCGAATCCCTCGGTGCCAAGTTCGTCGACGTGCCCTTCGAGACCGAGGAAGAACGCCAGTGCGCCGAAGGCGTCGGCGGCTATGCCCGGCCCATGCCGGCTACCTGGATGGAGCGCCAGGCCAAGGCCGTGCACGAACGCGCCAAGCAGGCCGACATCGTCATCACCACCGCACTGATCCCCGGTCGTCGTGCGCCCACCCTGCTGCACGAAGCCACCGTGGCCGAGATGAAGCCCGGCTCCGTGGTCATCGATCTGGCCGCCAGCCAGGGCGGCAACTGCCCGCTGACCGAGCTGGACCGGGTGGTGGTCAAGCACGGCGTCACCCTGGTGGGCTACGGCAACCTGGCCGCCCGGGTGCCGGCGGACGCCTCGGCGCTCTATGCCCGCAACCTGCTGGACTTCCTCAAGCTGGTGCTCAAGGACGGGGCCTTCCACCTCGACCTGGAGGACGACATCGTCGCCGCCTGCCTGATGTGCCACGGCGGCGAATTGCGCCGCAAGAACGCCTGAGCCCCAGCCCGGCCCCTCTGCCTTTAAAGGACTGCCCCCATGGATCTGATTTCCGACGGCATCTACAACCTGATCATCTTCGTGCTGGCCATCTATGTCGGCTACCACGTGGTCTGGAACGTCACCCCCGCGCTGCACACCCCGCTGATGGCCGTGACCAACGCCATCTCCGCCATCGTGATCGTCGGCGCCATGCTCGCCGCCGCCCTCACCGTCACCCCGCTGGGCAAGACCATGGGCACCCTGGCCGTGGCCCTGGCGGCGGTCAACGTCTTCGGCGGCTTCCTGGTCACCCGCCGCATGCTGGAAATGTTCAAGAAGAAGGCCCCCAAGGCCCAGGCGGAGAAGCCCTGACATGAGCATGAACCTCATCACCCTGCTCTACCTCGTCGCCTCGGTGTGCTTCATCCAGGCGCTCAAGGGCCTTTCCCACCCCACCACCTCACGCCGCGGCAACGCCTTCGGCATGGCCGGCATGACCCTCGCCGTGCTCACCACCCTGGCGCTGATCCACAAGCTCGGCAGCGAGCTGGCGGTGCAGGGCATCGGCTACGTCATCGTCGGCCTGCTGGTGGGCGGCAGTGCCGGCGCGATCATGGCCAAGCGCGTGGAAATGACCAAGATGCCCGAGCTGGTGGCCTTCATGCACAGCATGATCGGCCTGGCCGCGGTGTTCATCGCCATCGCCGCGGTGGTCGAGCCCCAGTCCCTGGGCATCGTCGCCACCTTTGGCCAGCCGATCCCCAGCGGCAACCGCTTGGAGCTGTTCCTCGGCGCGGCCATCGGCGCCATCACCTTCTCCGGTTCGGTGATCGCCTTCGGCAAGCTCTCGGGCAAATACAAGTTCCGCCTGTTCCAGGGCGCCCCGGTGCAGTTCGCCGGCCAGCACATCCTCAACCTGGTCATCGGCGTGGCCATCCTCGCCCTGGGCCTGATGTTCACCTTCAGTGGCAACCTCGGCGCCTTCGCCGTGCTGGTGGCCCTGGCCTTCGTCATCGGCGTGCTGATCATCATCCCCATCGGCGGCGCCGACATGCCGGTGGTGGTCTCCATGCTCAACAGCTACTCCGGCTGGGCCGCCGCCGGTATCGGCTTCTCGCTCAACAACTCCATGCTGATCATCGCCGGTTCGCTGGTGGGATCGAGCGGCGCCATCCTCTCCTACATCATGTGCAAGGCGATGAACCGCTCCTTCTTCAACGTCATCCTCGGCGGCTTCGGCGGGGCGACGGAAGCCGCGGCCAGTGGCGGTAGCCAGGAGCAGCGCCCGGTCAAATCTGGCTCGGCGGACGACGCCGCCTTCCTGCTGGGCAACGCCGACAGCGTCATCATCGTCCCTGGCTACGGCCTGGCCGTGGCCCGCGCCCAGCACGCGCTCAAGGAGCTGACCGAGAAGCTGGTGCACAACGGGGTGACGGTGAAATACGCCATCCACCCGGTGGCCGGACGCATGCCCGGCCATATGAACGTGCTCTTGGCCGAAGCCGAGGTGCCCTACGACCAGGTATTCGAGATGGACGACATCAACTCCGAATTCGGCCAGGCCGACGTGGTGCTGGTGCTCGGCGCCAACGACGTGGTCAACCCGGCCGCCAAGAACGACCCCACCTCGCCCATCGCCGGCATGCCCATCCTCGAAGCTTTCAAGGCCAAGACGATCATCGTCAACAAGAGATCCATGGCCAGCGGCTACGCGGGTCTGGATAACGAGCTCTTCTACCTGGACAAGACCCTGATGGTCTTTGGCGATGCCAAGAAGGTCATCGAGGAGATGGTCAAGGCGGTGGATTAAGCCCTGTCCCCACGACCGTTTGGGCGGTCGTGGGGGTAGTTCGTCGGCGATGAAATCCGCAGCGCCTACCCCTTCCAAACACTTTCACCCCAAGCGAAGCCTTGCCAACCCTCGGTTTCGGCTGCACTCGCTGCAAAAATCGTCAGACTTCACAGCAAAAGTCTTAACGATTCCGGCCTTTTGCCAGCCTTGACGCCTCCTACCCTGCCTCCTACTGTGAAATCCATCACAAGGAAGCAGCCGTCACGATCTCTCGTCTCGGCCCCGGCCAGGACGCCGTTATGCCGCCCAAAGACCGTCATGGCAAGACCGCGCAAGACTATCGCGCCGCGCTCATCGCCGAACTCGACGCCGTTCCCAACTACCGTCGCCGCCGCAAGGCGCAGCGCTCTCCTCTGCTATTCGTCTGGCTACTGGTGCCTGTCGCTCTGCTCTGGCTGAACTGGCCTTGGGTAGAGCGTTGGCTGCATCCTGCGCCTGTGGCTGAACCGCCTTTTGAAGTTGCGGAGAGCAAAACGCCTGCATCTCCCCTCCCTCCTTCTTTACCTGCACCTCACCAAGCCATAGCCGCGCCTCAACCTCTAGATGCCTGCCTCAAGCAGGGCAACGTGGTGGATGAAGAGGTATTGCGTTGCCGCTATGGCGCCGTGCCTCGTGCGCAAGAGCCGGCTTCGGCTCCGCAGGGAATGGTGTCAGCAGCCTATCTCGCCCAGTACAAGGCGGGGCAAGAGCTAGCTCCCGTGTATACCTCTTCCTCACCTTCTTTCAGCGA includes these proteins:
- a CDS encoding alpha/beta fold hydrolase — encoded protein: MPSDALVEDLITADGYRLSTSRFPAEGTLQGRLIVAGATAVPQGFYRRFAQHAAARGFETLTLDYRGVGRSAPASLKGFRMDLLDWARQDLAAAVDAMAQGDVPLYLVGHSYGGHAFGLLPNHAKVAGFYVFGTSAGWHGYMPPLERLKVLAMWKLVLPVLTWWKGYCPWSALGLGEDLPRDVYRQWRHWCSYPHYFFDDPAMRGIEAGYAEVRTPIVAVNALDDLWATPRSRDAFMQAYRNVDLQREDLDPRQHGGAIGHMGYFRASAQPLWDRALDWFAALPRSPGLS
- a CDS encoding NAD(P) transhydrogenase subunit alpha, giving the protein MDLISDGIYNLIIFVLAIYVGYHVVWNVTPALHTPLMAVTNAISAIVIVGAMLAAALTVTPLGKTMGTLAVALAAVNVFGGFLVTRRMLEMFKKKAPKAQAEKP
- a CDS encoding NAD(P)(+) transhydrogenase (Re/Si-specific) subunit beta; the protein is MSMNLITLLYLVASVCFIQALKGLSHPTTSRRGNAFGMAGMTLAVLTTLALIHKLGSELAVQGIGYVIVGLLVGGSAGAIMAKRVEMTKMPELVAFMHSMIGLAAVFIAIAAVVEPQSLGIVATFGQPIPSGNRLELFLGAAIGAITFSGSVIAFGKLSGKYKFRLFQGAPVQFAGQHILNLVIGVAILALGLMFTFSGNLGAFAVLVALAFVIGVLIIIPIGGADMPVVVSMLNSYSGWAAAGIGFSLNNSMLIIAGSLVGSSGAILSYIMCKAMNRSFFNVILGGFGGATEAAASGGSQEQRPVKSGSADDAAFLLGNADSVIIVPGYGLAVARAQHALKELTEKLVHNGVTVKYAIHPVAGRMPGHMNVLLAEAEVPYDQVFEMDDINSEFGQADVVLVLGANDVVNPAAKNDPTSPIAGMPILEAFKAKTIIVNKRSMASGYAGLDNELFYLDKTLMVFGDAKKVIEEMVKAVD
- a CDS encoding Re/Si-specific NAD(P)(+) transhydrogenase subunit alpha; protein product: MLIGVPLESGAGETRVAATPETLKKLIGQGHQVVVQQGAGERASVPDAAYAAIGAQLGDAAAALGADLVLKVAAPDAAELALMKPGAVLIGMLNPFAQETLDQLNARGLTAFALEAAPRTSRAQSLDVLSSQANIAGYKAVMLAADHYPRFMPMLMTAAGTVKAARVLILGAGVAGLQAIATAKRLGAVIEASDVRPAVKEQIESLGAKFVDVPFETEEERQCAEGVGGYARPMPATWMERQAKAVHERAKQADIVITTALIPGRRAPTLLHEATVAEMKPGSVVIDLAASQGGNCPLTELDRVVVKHGVTLVGYGNLAARVPADASALYARNLLDFLKLVLKDGAFHLDLEDDIVAACLMCHGGELRRKNA